The Fervidicoccaceae archaeon genome contains the following window.
CGAAAGCAGCATCGGCCCCTCTCACGGGGATCCCGGACTTCGCGTCCAGCTCGAAGAATTCTACCACGTCGCCGCAGCCGCTGAGCCCCACGTTCCTCCTGGCCGCGTCAACGAACTCTCTCCGGACGTCGAAGGTGTAAACGCGTCCGGTGGGCCTGACCGCGCAAGCGAGCGCCATCGTGAGAAAGCCCGACCCGGTCCCCACCTCGACCACGATCGAGCCGGGCCCGACGCCGGCGGCCGCTATCATGAAGCACCAGTCTTTCGGATAAATGACCTGAGTGACTCTCTCGGCCACGTGCATTTGAATGTCGATGAGAGAAGGCTTAAACACGAAGGCTTTAGACCCTGTACTCGTCATCACGGTAGAGCCCCACGCGCTCGACAGCACGTCGTCGTGCAGCACGCGTCCGTGTTTCGTATCGAGCACGCGACCCCTCTCAGCGATGATTACTCTGGCGCTTCCATCCCGAAACACGAGGAGGACAGGGGAGCCCGGCTCAGGCCTCTCGCTCAAGGCTCAAGCCCACCTCCGAGTCGGGCCCGCGCCCTAGGTACGCCTCGACGAACTTCCGCGCCACGTCTTTCAATTTGTACATCACTTTGGTCTCGTCTTGCTTCAGCTCTCGGGCCACCTCTTCCCACCCCTTGCACTGCAGCACTTTGGCCAACAGCACGAGCTCCTCCTCTTTCGAGAGCGAGACCTTGGTTTTCCCGTAGTGTGTGAAGTAGTGCATAGCGACATCGAGCATAACATCACTCGAGGCCTCGTAGGTCATGGGACCGTGAGCGTAGATCCAAAGTCTCTCGGCATTTATCTCGTCGAGAGGAAGCAGGTCTCTCTCCTCGTCGCCCTCGAGGGTCTTGATCAGCATGAGAGCGACCTCTGTCTCGAGTTCTCTATAGACGTCGCGGAGACTCTTGAGGAGCTTCCTGAGGAAGCACCCCTTCCCGACCCTGACGAGGAGCTCGGCCGCGCTGCTCACAGGCTTAAGTACTATTAGCGTGTACTCACCGCTCACGGGGTTCCTATCCGGGCTCATGTGGAGAGGCACGAAGCCGTTCTTCAACCAGAACGAGAGGAGCTGAGCGTTGACGCCGAAGCCGCTGCCGATCCAGTCCATGCCTAAGCGCTTGGCCTCTTCCAGGAGCATCGAGATGGCGAAGGAGCCTATGCCACGCCCCTGAACCGCCGGATGAGTCGCTATTCTGACTATCCTGTAACCTTTCATTCGACCGGCTTCTCGGAACCTGAGGTGCTTTAACAATCTATCGGGTATGATGTTGCCGGGGATCTTGCTCCCTCTCAGTAATACCTCGATGAGCTCCTCCTCGAGTCCTCCTTCTACGGCCACCTGGAGCGAGCAGACGACCTTCCCGCTCGGCAGCACTACCGCCCTAATAAGATGGTGGGGAGCGTCGGCCAGCATGCCTAAGTCGTCCGGCTCGTTCCTATAGTGCGCGAGGACGTAGATCCCGAAGAGCTGCTTGAGAGTCTCCTCGCCACGTTCCGAGAACAGATCCGCCGGCTCTAGCTCA
Protein-coding sequences here:
- a CDS encoding tRNA (adenine-N1)-methyltransferase yields the protein MSERPEPGSPVLLVFRDGSARVIIAERGRVLDTKHGRVLHDDVLSSAWGSTVMTSTGSKAFVFKPSLIDIQMHVAERVTQVIYPKDWCFMIAAAGVGPGSIVVEVGTGSGFLTMALACAVRPTGRVYTFDVRREFVDAARRNVGLSGCGDVVEFFELDAKSGIPVRGADAAFVDVPDPWNLLRPLHEALKSSGSLAVFLPTVNQVSKLLAESSKSELFGYPRVFEIMLREYQPDPSALRPISIQVAHTGYVVLLRRLAAIDEDRR